One genomic region from Conexibacter woesei DSM 14684 encodes:
- a CDS encoding multidrug effflux MFS transporter: MATFPSGSRSPRMPGERTLIVALGALTAFGPLSLDMYLPGLPELSRDLDASASLAQLSLTACMIGLAAGQLVAGSLSDARGRRGPLLAGIALYALASALCALAPSIWILIALRLVQGAAGAAGIVIARAIVRDLHAGDAAARFYALLMVVNGVTPILAPIVGGQLLGVTDWRGVFWLLAAIGVALLLGAWRLVPETLPPQKRHAGGLRATIGVFGALLRDRGFTGYVLTAGCAIGMMFCYIAGSPFVLQEIHGLSPQQFSIAFAANALGIVVCAQIGARLVGRLGARRLLVAGLTLGCGGAAGLLLAVALDAGLAGVLASLLAVVASVGLVMPNATALALAGHERTAGSASALVGLATFAIGGAVAPLVGIAGRDTALPLALAIASLGLAAALSFRLLAPRAR, from the coding sequence ATGGCGACCTTCCCGAGCGGCTCGCGCTCGCCGCGCATGCCCGGCGAGCGGACGCTGATAGTCGCGCTCGGCGCGCTGACCGCGTTCGGGCCGCTGTCGCTCGACATGTACCTGCCGGGGCTGCCGGAGCTGAGCCGCGACCTCGACGCGTCCGCCTCGCTCGCGCAGCTGTCGCTGACCGCGTGCATGATCGGCCTCGCCGCCGGCCAGCTCGTCGCCGGCTCGCTCAGCGACGCGCGCGGCCGCCGCGGCCCGCTGCTCGCCGGGATCGCGCTCTACGCGCTGGCCTCGGCGCTGTGCGCGCTCGCGCCGTCGATCTGGATCCTGATCGCCCTGCGGCTCGTGCAGGGCGCCGCCGGCGCGGCCGGGATCGTGATCGCGCGCGCGATCGTGCGCGACCTCCACGCCGGCGACGCCGCCGCGCGCTTCTACGCGCTGCTGATGGTCGTCAACGGCGTGACGCCGATCCTCGCGCCGATCGTCGGCGGACAGCTGCTCGGCGTCACCGACTGGCGCGGCGTCTTCTGGCTGCTCGCCGCGATCGGCGTCGCGTTGCTGCTCGGCGCTTGGCGGCTCGTGCCCGAGACGCTCCCGCCGCAGAAGCGGCATGCGGGCGGCCTGCGCGCGACGATCGGCGTCTTCGGCGCGCTGCTGCGCGACCGCGGCTTCACCGGCTACGTGCTGACCGCGGGCTGCGCGATCGGGATGATGTTCTGCTATATCGCCGGCTCGCCGTTCGTGCTGCAGGAGATCCACGGGCTCTCGCCGCAGCAGTTCAGCATCGCGTTCGCCGCCAACGCGCTCGGGATCGTCGTCTGCGCGCAGATCGGCGCCCGCCTCGTCGGGCGGCTCGGCGCGCGGCGGCTGCTGGTCGCCGGACTGACGCTCGGCTGCGGCGGAGCCGCCGGCCTGCTGCTCGCGGTGGCGCTCGACGCAGGTCTCGCAGGCGTGCTGGCGTCGCTGCTCGCGGTCGTCGCGAGCGTCGGGCTCGTGATGCCGAACGCGACCGCGCTTGCGCTCGCCGGCCACGAGCGGACGGCGGGGAGCGCGTCGGCGCTGGTCGGGCTCGCGACGTTCGCGATCGGCGGCGCGGTCGCGCCGCTCGTCGGGATCGCCGGCCGCGACACGGCGCTGCCGCTGGCGCTCGCGATCGCCTCGCTGGGCCTCGCCGCGGCGCTGTCGTTCCGCCTGCTTGCCCCGCGGGCGCGCTAG
- a CDS encoding TetR/AcrR family transcriptional regulator yields the protein MATVDTTTSGEAQRKPRADARRNRERILAAASAAFAEDGFDVGVAEIARRAGVGTGTLFRHFPTKLELEVAVILERATGMREALDLERALSDPDPWSAFEGLMTRAVEMTASDRCLGQAIKPELLTDPRLEQLRVEVFSGFEAVLARGRDAGVIRRDLAAEDIPVLTAAICSTMERFGGDRPDLWRRYLGVVLDGMRADGAVPLQPGPPAVGDLDKSCQV from the coding sequence ATGGCGACTGTCGACACGACAACCAGCGGGGAAGCGCAGCGGAAGCCGCGCGCGGATGCGCGCCGCAACCGCGAGCGCATCCTCGCCGCGGCGTCGGCCGCCTTCGCCGAGGACGGCTTCGACGTCGGCGTGGCGGAGATCGCCCGACGTGCCGGCGTCGGCACCGGGACGCTGTTTCGCCACTTCCCGACGAAGCTGGAGCTGGAGGTGGCGGTGATCCTCGAGCGCGCCACCGGCATGCGCGAGGCGCTCGACCTCGAGCGTGCGCTCTCCGACCCGGATCCGTGGAGCGCGTTCGAGGGTTTGATGACGCGCGCGGTCGAGATGACCGCGTCCGACCGCTGCCTCGGGCAGGCGATCAAGCCGGAGCTGCTGACGGACCCGCGGCTGGAGCAGCTGCGCGTCGAGGTCTTCAGCGGCTTCGAGGCGGTCCTCGCCCGCGGTCGCGACGCCGGCGTGATCCGCCGCGATCTCGCGGCCGAGGACATCCCTGTCCTGACGGCCGCGATCTGCTCCACGATGGAGCGCTTCGGCGGCGACCGGCCGGACCTCTGGCGCCGCTACCTCGGTGTCGTGCTCGACGGCATGCGGGCTGACGGCGCCGTGCCGCTCCAGCCCGGCCCGCCGGCTGTGGGCGACCTCGACAAGAGCTGTCAGGTCTAG
- a CDS encoding MFS transporter yields the protein MSSLSPAAPAQGSGTETNRWVVLVLVCLAQFMVVLDATIVNVALPSIQTDLDITAGNLAWIINSYTLLFGGFLLLGGRAADLFGRKRVFLAGVVLFSVASLLCGLATSQETLIAFRGLQGLGAALVSPAALSIIMTTFADGAERTKALAVWGAIAAGGSAFGLLLGGVLTEALSWPWIFIVNVPVGIAAFVLSLRLIPESKAPDAGRGFDALGAVLVTGGLISLVYAIVRAESAGWGSTTTLGFGALAIVLLVGFVVAERVQSQPLVRLGIFSTRSLSTANGVMLVVAGGMFAMFFFATIYVQVVLGYSPIEAGLAFLPFTVGIIAGSVAAQQLIPRIGVRAQILFGLTLAAIGLLLMMRITADGDYVTQLLPAVLVMSIGMGNTFVPLTLLGTTNVEERDAGLASGLFNTSQQIGGALGLSILSTLAASRTESLREELAPGASPLAVLETLVDGYHVAFLIGAVFIAAGALAIVLLIRRSDVAAINDVDPASVQMAH from the coding sequence ATGTCATCGCTTTCTCCTGCCGCCCCCGCGCAGGGCTCCGGCACCGAGACGAACCGCTGGGTCGTCCTCGTGCTCGTCTGCCTCGCGCAGTTCATGGTCGTCCTCGACGCGACGATCGTGAACGTCGCGCTGCCGTCCATCCAGACGGACCTCGACATCACCGCGGGCAACCTCGCGTGGATCATCAACTCCTACACCCTGCTGTTCGGCGGCTTCCTGCTGCTCGGCGGTCGTGCCGCCGACCTGTTCGGCCGCAAGCGCGTCTTCCTCGCCGGCGTGGTCCTCTTCAGCGTCGCCTCGCTGCTGTGCGGCCTGGCGACCTCGCAGGAGACGCTGATCGCCTTCCGCGGCCTGCAGGGCCTCGGCGCGGCGCTCGTCTCCCCCGCCGCACTGTCGATCATCATGACGACGTTCGCCGACGGCGCCGAGCGCACGAAGGCGCTCGCGGTCTGGGGCGCGATTGCGGCCGGCGGCAGCGCCTTCGGCCTGTTGCTCGGCGGCGTCCTGACCGAGGCGCTGTCATGGCCGTGGATCTTCATCGTCAACGTCCCCGTCGGCATCGCGGCGTTCGTGCTGTCGCTCAGACTGATCCCGGAGTCGAAGGCACCGGACGCAGGGCGCGGCTTTGACGCGCTCGGCGCCGTCCTCGTCACCGGCGGTCTGATCTCGCTGGTCTACGCGATCGTGAGAGCCGAGAGCGCCGGCTGGGGGTCGACGACCACGCTCGGCTTCGGCGCACTGGCGATCGTCCTGCTCGTTGGGTTCGTCGTCGCCGAGCGTGTCCAGTCGCAGCCGCTCGTGCGGCTGGGCATCTTCAGCACCCGTTCGCTGTCGACGGCGAACGGCGTGATGCTCGTCGTCGCCGGCGGCATGTTCGCGATGTTCTTCTTCGCGACGATCTACGTCCAGGTCGTCCTCGGTTACTCCCCGATCGAGGCCGGGCTCGCGTTCCTGCCGTTCACCGTTGGCATCATCGCCGGCTCGGTCGCGGCGCAGCAGCTGATCCCGCGGATAGGCGTGCGGGCGCAGATCCTCTTCGGCCTCACGCTCGCGGCGATCGGCCTGCTGCTGATGATGCGGATCACGGCCGACGGCGACTACGTCACGCAGCTGCTGCCGGCGGTGCTCGTGATGTCGATCGGCATGGGCAACACGTTCGTGCCGCTGACGCTGCTGGGGACGACGAACGTGGAGGAGCGCGACGCCGGGCTCGCCTCGGGGCTCTTCAACACCTCCCAGCAGATCGGCGGCGCGCTCGGCCTCTCGATCCTCTCGACGCTCGCGGCCTCGCGCACGGAGAGCCTGAGAGAGGAGCTGGCGCCCGGCGCCTCGCCGCTGGCGGTGCTCGAGACGCTGGTCGACGGCTACCACGTCGCGTTCCTGATCGGCGCGGTCTTCATCGCCGCCGGCGCGCTCGCGATCGTGCTGCTGATCCGCAGAAGCGACGTCGCCGCGATCAACGACGTCGACCCCGCGAGCGTCCAGATGGCGCACTAG
- a CDS encoding glycerophosphodiester phosphodiesterase family protein: MSHRALAALLGAVTVAGGVLAAAPTAAFAADPEPTVLEERFAGAGLPAGWRAIEGRWTVADGRLVGVSANSGQQSRITFGSHLDNFRIEAKVRFESVADPARWTAIGLDMPADGGVPWWHAAMRSNTTAANGTEFAERTAANGWNVADAAPAPAAAGTGREVNVAVEVRGSRARWLFEGREVLSTRALRRSADGGLGLVVNGSTVSFDDVVVRRIEPISLVLPNDARAIPRVIAHRGYSAVAPENTLAAMAAGARAGADWVETDVAHSADQVPFILHDGTVDRTTNGRGALNALTAPALDLLDAGSWFSPAFRGQPLPRLDALTDEVKRGSADFLLEVKGPQTRAQVERIIATVRAKGMVGRTLLQSFDVQVLRDARELAPDLQLGLLRGALDADPVATARELGVVTYNPSWDALKARPEVVGALNAAGVAVMPYTVDDAGQWAAMRDAGVDGIITNRPGALVGWNARYAQAGAPAPAEPVRASLLAPLDGARLERGDALSLALAVSGARPDAVTVRLDGATAAEGNTLRGDALARGKHVVTVNATGADGSVATDTATFRVKASPTGLAHLVAVSRGIRDGLRGQLLRDVLSQRWTRFVTRIERNRRDLPRPVAEQLTGDAHELGARG; the protein is encoded by the coding sequence ATGTCACACCGTGCTCTCGCGGCGCTGCTCGGCGCCGTGACCGTCGCCGGCGGCGTGCTCGCCGCTGCGCCGACCGCCGCGTTCGCCGCCGATCCCGAACCGACCGTGCTCGAAGAGCGGTTCGCGGGCGCCGGCCTGCCAGCCGGCTGGAGAGCGATCGAGGGCAGATGGACGGTCGCCGACGGGCGCCTCGTCGGTGTCTCGGCCAACTCCGGCCAGCAGTCGCGGATCACGTTCGGCTCGCACCTCGACAACTTCCGGATCGAGGCGAAGGTGCGCTTCGAGTCGGTCGCCGATCCGGCGCGCTGGACGGCGATCGGGCTCGACATGCCGGCCGACGGCGGCGTCCCGTGGTGGCACGCCGCGATGCGCTCGAACACGACCGCCGCCAACGGCACCGAGTTCGCCGAGCGGACCGCCGCGAACGGCTGGAACGTGGCCGACGCCGCGCCCGCGCCGGCCGCCGCCGGCACCGGCAGAGAGGTGAACGTCGCGGTCGAGGTGCGCGGCTCGCGCGCCCGCTGGCTGTTCGAGGGCAGAGAGGTGCTGAGCACGCGCGCCCTGCGCCGCTCGGCCGACGGCGGCCTCGGACTCGTCGTCAACGGCTCGACGGTCTCCTTCGACGACGTCGTCGTCAGACGGATCGAGCCGATCTCGCTCGTGCTGCCCAACGACGCCAGAGCGATCCCGCGCGTGATCGCGCACCGCGGCTACTCGGCCGTCGCGCCCGAGAACACGCTCGCCGCGATGGCCGCCGGCGCGCGCGCCGGCGCCGACTGGGTCGAGACCGACGTCGCGCACAGCGCCGACCAGGTCCCGTTCATCCTCCACGACGGCACCGTCGACCGCACGACGAACGGCAGAGGCGCGCTCAACGCGCTGACCGCGCCGGCACTCGACCTGCTCGACGCCGGATCGTGGTTCTCGCCCGCGTTCAGAGGCCAGCCGCTCCCGCGCCTCGATGCGCTGACCGACGAGGTCAAGCGCGGCAGCGCGGACTTCCTGCTGGAGGTCAAGGGCCCGCAGACGCGCGCGCAGGTCGAGCGGATCATCGCCACGGTCCGCGCGAAGGGGATGGTCGGCCGCACGCTGCTGCAGAGCTTCGACGTGCAGGTGCTGAGGGACGCGCGCGAGCTGGCGCCCGACCTCCAGCTCGGCCTGCTGCGCGGCGCGCTCGACGCCGATCCGGTCGCGACCGCCAGAGAGCTGGGCGTCGTCACCTACAACCCGTCGTGGGACGCGCTGAAGGCGCGCCCGGAGGTCGTCGGCGCGCTCAACGCCGCAGGCGTCGCGGTGATGCCGTACACGGTCGACGACGCCGGCCAGTGGGCGGCGATGCGCGACGCCGGGGTCGACGGGATCATCACCAACCGGCCGGGCGCGCTCGTCGGCTGGAACGCGCGCTACGCGCAGGCCGGCGCGCCCGCTCCCGCCGAGCCGGTCAGAGCGTCGCTGCTGGCGCCGCTCGACGGCGCGCGGCTGGAGCGCGGCGACGCGCTGTCGCTGGCGCTCGCGGTCAGCGGCGCTCGCCCCGACGCTGTCACGGTGAGACTCGACGGCGCCACAGCGGCCGAGGGCAACACGCTGCGCGGCGACGCGCTCGCGCGCGGCAAGCACGTCGTCACGGTGAACGCGACCGGCGCGGACGGCAGCGTCGCAACTGACACCGCGACGTTCCGCGTGAAGGCGTCGCCGACCGGACTTGCGCATCTGGTCGCGGTCTCGCGCGGGATCCGCGACGGCCTGCGCGGGCAGCTGCTGCGCGACGTGCTGTCGCAGCGCTGGACGCGCTTCGTGACGCGGATCGAGCGCAACCGCCGCGACCTGCCGCGGCCGGTCGCCGAGCAGCTGACCGGCGACGCGCACGAGCTGGGTGCGCGCGGCTGA
- a CDS encoding SGNH/GDSL hydrolase family protein, whose product MSTRRCIRAGAFLVAAACGGGLGAADARAVHPNSMAATGDSITKAFNTCARAFVDCPANSWATGTNAAVDSIYARILAANPAIAGNAFNDARSGSTSAALPGQVTTAIGQGVEYVTIAIGANDICGINEAAMTPVVDFQSNVQAAIDLLRANLPAARISVASIPNIHYLWKILHTDPAAVTTWDSLDVCQSMLANPTSTTRADAARRNRVLTRIVALNGALATACASYAQCRYDDDAGFDYRFTASQISTRDYFHANVAGQTAIAQLQWGATWVF is encoded by the coding sequence TTGAGCACGCGGCGCTGCATCCGAGCCGGAGCGTTCCTCGTCGCGGCGGCCTGCGGCGGTGGACTCGGCGCAGCGGACGCGCGCGCCGTCCACCCGAACTCGATGGCGGCGACGGGCGACTCGATCACCAAGGCGTTCAACACGTGCGCGAGAGCGTTCGTCGACTGCCCCGCGAACTCATGGGCGACCGGCACCAACGCCGCCGTCGACAGTATCTACGCGCGCATCCTCGCCGCGAACCCCGCGATCGCCGGCAACGCGTTCAACGACGCCAGATCGGGTTCGACGTCGGCAGCGCTCCCCGGTCAGGTGACGACGGCGATCGGACAAGGCGTCGAGTACGTCACGATCGCGATCGGCGCCAACGACATATGCGGGATCAACGAGGCGGCGATGACGCCGGTCGTCGATTTCCAGAGCAACGTCCAGGCCGCGATCGACCTGCTGAGAGCGAACCTCCCGGCGGCGCGCATCTCCGTCGCGTCGATCCCGAACATCCACTATCTGTGGAAGATCCTGCACACCGACCCGGCCGCCGTCACGACCTGGGACAGCCTCGACGTGTGCCAGTCGATGCTCGCGAATCCGACCTCGACGACGAGAGCGGATGCGGCCCGGCGCAACCGTGTCCTGACGCGCATCGTCGCGCTCAACGGCGCGCTCGCGACCGCGTGCGCCAGCTACGCGCAGTGCAGATATGACGACGACGCAGGCTTCGACTACAGATTCACCGCGAGCCAGATCTCGACGCGCGACTACTTCCACGCGAACGTCGCGGGCCAGACCGCGATCGCCCAACTGCAGTGGGGCGCGACCTGGGTCTTCTGA
- a CDS encoding ROK family protein, with product MTTRGGLDLGGTKIQAVVVDDANAVVGEARHPTPTSGGPQDVADAMAAALREAATAAGVETAALGGVGVGSPGAIDTAAGTVGQARNLPDWEGVFPLADALSQLLGTRVALGNDVDVATDAEVVLGAGRGAASLLGVFWGTGVGGGVVLGGRMWRGVGAAGEIGHMVVKQGGARCPCGRRGCMEAYAGRGAMEARARKRHEDGEKTDLFHLMKKHDRPRLTSGIWARALAHEDKLAIELVDDAVEALGTGVASAVNLLDVEVVVLGGGLGLRLGEPYRERIVQAMHPHLFNDDRPPDVRLAELGDLGGAVGAALLVA from the coding sequence ATGACGACACGTGGCGGGCTCGACCTCGGTGGGACGAAGATCCAGGCGGTCGTCGTCGACGACGCGAACGCGGTCGTCGGCGAGGCGCGGCACCCGACGCCGACGAGCGGCGGCCCACAGGACGTCGCCGACGCGATGGCGGCGGCGCTGCGCGAGGCGGCGACGGCGGCGGGAGTCGAGACGGCGGCGCTCGGCGGCGTCGGCGTCGGCTCCCCCGGCGCGATCGACACGGCCGCGGGCACCGTCGGCCAGGCGCGCAACCTGCCCGACTGGGAGGGCGTCTTCCCGCTCGCCGACGCGCTCTCGCAGCTGCTCGGGACGCGCGTCGCGCTCGGCAACGACGTCGACGTCGCGACCGACGCGGAGGTCGTGCTCGGCGCGGGCCGTGGCGCCGCGTCGCTGCTCGGCGTCTTCTGGGGCACCGGCGTCGGCGGCGGCGTCGTGCTCGGCGGCAGAATGTGGCGCGGCGTCGGCGCGGCCGGCGAGATCGGCCACATGGTCGTCAAGCAGGGCGGCGCGAGATGCCCGTGCGGCCGGCGCGGCTGCATGGAGGCGTACGCGGGGCGCGGGGCGATGGAGGCGCGCGCCCGCAAGCGCCACGAGGACGGCGAGAAGACCGACCTCTTCCATCTGATGAAGAAGCACGACAGACCGCGCCTGACGAGCGGGATCTGGGCGCGCGCGCTGGCGCACGAGGACAAGCTCGCGATCGAGCTGGTCGACGACGCCGTCGAGGCGCTCGGGACCGGCGTCGCCTCAGCGGTCAACCTGCTCGACGTCGAGGTCGTCGTGCTCGGCGGCGGGCTCGGGCTGCGGCTCGGCGAGCCCTACCGCGAGCGGATCGTGCAGGCGATGCACCCGCACCTCTTCAACGACGACCGTCCGCCGGACGTGCGGCTCGCCGAGCTGGGCGACCTCGGCGGCGCCGTCGGCGCCGCCCTGCTCGTCGCCTGA
- a CDS encoding DUF3159 domain-containing protein — translation MSDEPHEHEHEQHDPRRDAVAAATRAPTAGAAFTEALGGPLGIVESALPAAAFVLAYSVGGLEPTNAAMVAVGIGVVLAIARLVRRQTVQFALSGLAGIAIAAFIVSRTGKAEDFFLPGLLLSGGYVIGLVGSIALRWPIAGVALGLVAGGGMGWRRDPDRVRIYTHVTWIWVGVFALRLAVQLPMYLAGAVVALGVAKVAMGLPLFAVGMWLSWLLLRQEGALLAAQEAASGGAEHDPDAEREPDAPARR, via the coding sequence ATGAGCGACGAGCCGCACGAGCACGAGCACGAGCAGCACGACCCGCGCCGGGACGCGGTCGCCGCGGCCACGCGCGCGCCGACGGCCGGCGCCGCCTTCACCGAGGCGCTGGGCGGGCCGCTCGGGATCGTCGAGTCGGCGCTGCCGGCCGCCGCGTTCGTGCTCGCGTACAGCGTCGGCGGCCTGGAGCCCACCAACGCTGCGATGGTCGCGGTCGGGATCGGCGTCGTGCTGGCGATCGCGCGGCTCGTGCGGCGTCAGACGGTGCAGTTCGCGCTGTCGGGGCTGGCGGGGATCGCGATCGCGGCGTTCATCGTCTCGCGCACCGGCAAGGCGGAGGACTTCTTCCTCCCCGGACTGCTGCTGAGCGGCGGCTACGTGATCGGCCTCGTCGGCTCGATCGCGCTGCGCTGGCCGATCGCCGGCGTCGCGCTCGGGCTCGTCGCCGGCGGCGGGATGGGCTGGCGCAGAGACCCCGATCGCGTCCGCATCTACACCCACGTGACGTGGATCTGGGTCGGCGTCTTCGCGCTGCGGCTCGCCGTCCAGCTGCCGATGTACCTCGCCGGTGCGGTCGTCGCGCTCGGCGTCGCGAAGGTCGCGATGGGGCTGCCGCTGTTCGCCGTCGGGATGTGGCTGTCGTGGCTGCTGCTGCGACAGGAGGGCGCGCTGCTCGCCGCGCAGGAGGCTGCGAGCGGCGGCGCCGAGCATGACCCGGACGCCGAGCGCGAGCCCGACGCGCCCGCGCGCCGGTAG
- a CDS encoding TetR/AcrR family transcriptional regulator: protein MAARGRPRTFDRDAALRRAMEVFWERGYEGVSLADLTTEMGIASPSLYAAFGSKEGLFREAVALYGTLEGGATARALAVQSTARAAIEAMLRDNAAGYTTPGRPTGCMVVLAATNVSPANQGIGDFMAEQRRTAREDVRARIARGVADGDVGPETDVDALAAYVATVLHGLSFEARDGVSCDTLNAIVDRAMVTWDALVAPPSPA, encoded by the coding sequence ATGGCCGCTCGCGGCCGCCCGCGCACGTTCGACCGCGACGCCGCGCTGCGGCGCGCGATGGAGGTCTTCTGGGAGCGCGGTTACGAGGGCGTCTCGCTGGCCGACCTGACGACGGAGATGGGGATCGCCTCCCCCAGCCTCTATGCCGCGTTCGGCTCCAAGGAGGGGCTGTTCCGCGAGGCCGTCGCGCTGTACGGGACGCTCGAGGGCGGCGCGACGGCGCGGGCGCTCGCCGTGCAGTCGACCGCGCGCGCGGCGATCGAGGCGATGCTGCGCGACAACGCCGCCGGCTACACGACGCCCGGGCGCCCGACCGGCTGCATGGTCGTGCTCGCCGCGACCAACGTCTCGCCGGCGAACCAAGGCATCGGCGACTTCATGGCCGAGCAGCGGCGCACGGCCCGCGAGGACGTCCGCGCCCGCATCGCACGCGGCGTCGCCGACGGCGACGTCGGTCCCGAGACCGACGTCGACGCGCTCGCGGCCTACGTCGCGACGGTCCTGCACGGCCTCTCGTTCGAGGCGCGCGACGGCGTCTCGTGCGACACGCTGAACGCGATCGTCGACCGCGCGATGGTCACCTGGGACGCGCTCGTCGCGCCGCCGTCGCCGGCATGA
- a CDS encoding 3-oxoacyl-ACP reductase family protein: protein MGLDGRVALVTGGSRGIGAATALRLARDGADVAITYVSAPDRAAAVAAQIEALGRRALAIEADSADGDAVVAAVERTVAELGRIDVLVNNAGIWLDGPLEDVTREQVDRMVAIHVTGAFLASQAAVRQMRDGGRIISIGSNLGPRAGAPGITLYAMTKAAIGGLTKGLAWDLGNRGITANAIDPGPIDTDMNPAAGPYADAQRAGIPTGRFGSGGDVAAMVAHLAGDAGRYINGASLVIDGGVNA from the coding sequence ATGGGACTTGACGGCAGAGTAGCGCTGGTGACGGGCGGGAGCCGCGGAATCGGCGCGGCGACGGCGCTGCGGCTGGCGCGCGACGGCGCAGACGTGGCGATCACGTACGTCAGCGCGCCCGACCGCGCCGCCGCGGTCGCAGCGCAGATCGAGGCGCTCGGGCGCCGCGCCCTCGCGATCGAGGCCGACAGCGCCGACGGCGACGCCGTCGTGGCGGCCGTCGAGCGCACGGTCGCCGAGCTGGGGCGCATCGACGTGCTCGTCAACAACGCCGGGATCTGGCTCGACGGGCCGCTCGAAGACGTCACGCGCGAGCAGGTCGACCGGATGGTCGCGATCCACGTCACCGGCGCGTTCCTCGCCAGCCAGGCGGCCGTCCGGCAGATGCGCGACGGCGGCCGGATCATCTCGATCGGCAGCAACCTCGGGCCTCGTGCAGGAGCGCCCGGCATCACGCTCTACGCGATGACGAAAGCTGCCATCGGCGGGCTCACGAAGGGACTCGCGTGGGACCTCGGCAATCGCGGCATCACCGCCAACGCGATCGACCCCGGCCCGATCGACACCGACATGAACCCGGCCGCAGGTCCCTACGCCGACGCGCAACGCGCGGGCATCCCGACCGGCCGGTTCGGCAGCGGCGGGGACGTCGCCGCGATGGTCGCCCACCTCGCCGGCGACGCCGGCCGCTACATCAACGGCGCCTCGCTCGTGATCGACGGCGGCGTGAACGCGTAG
- a CDS encoding DMT family transporter — translation MGPWTLLLVAGLLEIVWALALKQTDGFTRLWPSVIGVTAAVASFGLLTAALARLPVGTAYAVWVGIGAVGVALAGIVAFGDDLSAARLGFLSLIVAGVVGLRLIEG, via the coding sequence ATGGGGCCGTGGACGCTGCTGCTGGTCGCCGGGCTGCTGGAGATCGTCTGGGCGCTGGCGCTGAAGCAGACCGACGGCTTCACGCGCCTGTGGCCGAGCGTGATCGGCGTGACCGCCGCGGTCGCGAGCTTCGGGCTCCTGACCGCGGCGCTCGCGCGACTGCCGGTCGGGACCGCCTACGCCGTGTGGGTCGGGATCGGCGCCGTCGGCGTCGCACTCGCCGGCATCGTCGCCTTCGGTGACGACCTCTCCGCCGCCCGCCTCGGCTTCCTCTCGCTGATCGTCGCCGGCGTGGTCGGGCTGCGGCTGATCGAGGGGTGA
- a CDS encoding L,D-transpeptidase family protein has product MSRARTLLLIAGAFLLIAAIGVGVLGWNARAAGDQVPKGVTVAGVDVGGLSPAEARRKLARTIGGPSERPVVVDVNGRKVELTAKEAGVAISFDGAIDRAVKRGEEGNFISRGWRELTGGEVDGNEKVTVAINGRAVTAFVDRIAKSVDKPAVDASLALAVDSVSVNDSQDGSRLENPDKLRKQIVRTLRKPRGERTFAAKIVAVKPETTTDEVWAANQTVVTVSKSGTTVRVFVRGELSKTYSVAVGSAEYPTPGGQFTVQTMQVDPPWNVPNSEWAGDLAGQTIPGGAPNNPLVARWIGFNGAVGFHGTADGGSIGSAASHGCVRMNPADVIDLYERVRIGTTVLVV; this is encoded by the coding sequence ATGTCTCGAGCACGGACGCTCCTGCTGATCGCGGGCGCGTTCCTGCTCATAGCTGCCATCGGCGTCGGGGTGCTGGGCTGGAACGCTCGCGCCGCGGGCGACCAGGTCCCGAAGGGCGTCACCGTCGCCGGCGTCGACGTCGGCGGGCTGTCCCCCGCGGAGGCGAGACGCAAGCTCGCCCGCACGATCGGCGGCCCGTCCGAGCGCCCGGTCGTAGTCGACGTCAATGGCAGAAAGGTCGAGCTGACGGCGAAGGAGGCCGGCGTCGCGATCTCGTTCGACGGCGCGATCGACCGCGCCGTCAAGCGCGGTGAGGAAGGCAACTTCATCTCGCGCGGCTGGCGCGAGCTGACCGGCGGCGAAGTCGACGGCAACGAGAAGGTGACGGTCGCGATCAACGGCAGAGCCGTGACCGCGTTCGTCGACCGGATCGCCAAGTCGGTCGACAAGCCGGCCGTCGATGCCTCGCTCGCGCTGGCCGTCGACTCGGTCTCGGTCAACGACTCGCAGGACGGGTCGAGACTGGAGAACCCGGACAAGCTGCGCAAGCAGATCGTCCGCACGCTGCGCAAGCCGCGCGGCGAGCGCACGTTCGCGGCGAAGATCGTCGCGGTCAAGCCCGAGACGACGACGGACGAGGTGTGGGCGGCGAACCAGACGGTCGTCACCGTCTCGAAGTCGGGCACCACGGTTCGCGTCTTCGTCAGAGGCGAGCTGTCGAAGACCTACAGCGTCGCGGTCGGCTCGGCCGAATACCCCACTCCGGGCGGCCAGTTCACCGTCCAGACGATGCAGGTCGACCCGCCGTGGAACGTCCCCAACTCCGAGTGGGCCGGCGACCTCGCCGGGCAGACGATCCCCGGCGGCGCGCCGAACAACCCGCTCGTCGCACGCTGGATCGGCTTCAACGGCGCCGTCGGCTTCCACGGCACCGCCGACGGCGGCTCGATCGGCAGCGCCGCCTCCCACGGCTGTGTCCGCATGAACCCCGCTGACGTGATCGACCTCTACGAGCGCGTCAGAATCGGCACCACCGTCCTCGTCGTCTGA